One window of Phycodurus eques isolate BA_2022a chromosome 17, UOR_Pequ_1.1, whole genome shotgun sequence genomic DNA carries:
- the skp1 gene encoding S-phase kinase-associated protein 1, with the protein MPTIKLQSSDGEIFEVDVEIAKQSVTIKTMLEDLGMDDEGDDDPVPLPNVNAAILKKVIQWCTHHKDDPPPPEDDENKEKRTDDIPVWDQEFLKVDQGTLFELILAANYLDIKGLLDVTCKTVANMIKGKTPEEIRKTFNIKNDFTEEEEAQVRKENQWCEEK; encoded by the exons atgcCCACAATAAAGTTACAGAGCTCGGATGGGGAAATCTTTGAGGTAGACGTGGAAATCGCGAAACAGTCTGTTACCATTAAAACCATGTTAGAAG ATTTGGGGATGGACGACGAAGGAGACGACGACCCAGTGCCGCTTCCTAACGTCAACGCAGCCATTCTTAAGAAG GTGATCCAGTGGTGCACCCACCACAAGGACGACCCGCCTCCCCCCGAGGACGACGAGAACAAGGAGAAGAGGACTGACGACATCCCCGTGTGGGACCAGGAGTTCCTCAAAGTGGACCAAGGGACCCTGTTCGAACTCATCCTT GCTGCCAACTACTTGGACATCAAGGGTCTGCTGGACGTGACGTGCAAGACGGTGGCCAACATGATCAAAGGCAAAACCCCTGAGGAGATCCGGAAGACTTTCAACATCAAGAACGACTtcacggaggaggaggaggcccaG GTCCGCAAAGAGAACCAGTGGTGCGAAGAGAAGTAG